In Lates calcarifer isolate ASB-BC8 linkage group LG21, TLL_Latcal_v3, whole genome shotgun sequence, a single window of DNA contains:
- the LOC108888160 gene encoding heat shock protein beta-7-like gives MASLTSSSRRSSSSYRSSSRYSTSSSYRSEGSLGGSSDCLDHLFEPFLDSADHSSLFGEEGPGGPTCLVPFSRQTRSTYGHTAPVGGAVTGRQSSAGGRVHCLGDSYYMSADVSQFEPHDIVVMAYKHHVVIHAQKVLDDGSVSDTFTHKSLFPEDMDPLSVSGTLNPDGSLVVSVRRTTALSGLEHLGVPTYRSEAHL, from the exons ATGGCATCTCTGACATCCTCCAGCCGCAGATCCTCCTCATCCTATCGCTCATCATCACGTTACAGCACCTCCAGCTCCTACCGGTCAGAGGGCTCACTGGGTGGATCGTCCGATTGTCTGGACCATCTGTTTGAGCCGTTTCTTGACTCTGCTGATCATTCCAGTCTGTTTGGAGAAGAGGGCCCTGGGGGACCCACCTGTTTGGTCCCTTTCAGCAGACAGACCAGATCCACCTATGGACACACTG ctcctgtggGTGGCGCTGTGACAGGCCGTCAGAGCAGCGCAGGCGGCAGGGTACATTGTCTAGGAGACAGCTACTATATGTCTGCGGACGTCAGCCAGTTTGAGCCACATGACATAGTAGTGATGGCCTACAAACATCATGTCGTCATTCACGCCCAAAAG GTATTGGATGATGGAAGCGTCAGTGACACATTCACCCATAAATCCCTGTTCCCGGAGGATATGGACCCCCTGTCGGTCAGTGGGACCCTTAACCCTGATGGTTCCCTGGTGGTGAGCGTCCGCCGGACCACAGCACTCAGTGGGCTGGAGCACCTGGGTGTTCCAACCTACCGCAGTGAAGCTCATCTCTGA